The following coding sequences are from one Salvia hispanica cultivar TCC Black 2014 chromosome 3, UniMelb_Shisp_WGS_1.0, whole genome shotgun sequence window:
- the LOC125215829 gene encoding agamous-like MADS-box protein AGL11 has protein sequence MGRGKLKMEMIQKEKSRIITLKKRKEGLIKKLHQLTTLCDVPACMIFHDPTTNSTSVWPEEDPGQVRRLIDAYKAKKSDPTSGGVREYMLSNFFDDRQRQAEEELEKLRKENVEGMFPTWDDRLDLMDEAQLRELAAAARGKAEAVRSRIEFLKQAEADAMVVIENNAMRFNYCDFDQDVKSAEAMMMDSILMPPPPPRQPLLMPAVDAATADNGASVDVNENGDFTRYLCH, from the coding sequence atgGGTCGCGGCAAACTGAAGATGGAGATGATCCAGAAGGAGAAATCCAGAATCATTACTCTGAAGAAGCGAAAGGAAGGGCTAATCAAGAAACTCCACCAACTCACCACGCTCTGCGACGTCCCCGCATGCATGATCTTCCACGACCCCACCACCAATTCCACCTCAGTCTGGCCGGAGGAGGATCCCGGCCAGGTCCGCCGCCTCATCGACGCCTACAAGGCCAAGAAAAGTGACCCCACCAGCGGCGGCGTGAGGGAGTACATGCTGTCGAATTTCTTCGATGACCGGCAGAGGCAGGCCGAGGAGGAGCTCGAGAAGCTGCGGAAGGAGAATGTGGAGGGCATGTTTCCGACGTGGGACGATCGCCTCGACCTCATGGATGAGGCCCAGCTGAGGGAATTGGCCGCGGCGGCGCGCGGCAAGGCCGAGGCGGTACGGTCAAGAATCGAATTCTTGAAACAGGCGGAGGCGGATGCGATGGTGGTGATTGAGAACAATGCCATGCGGTTTaattattgtgattttgatcAAGATGTCAAGTCTGCTGAAGCTATGATGATGGATTCGATTCTTatgccgccgccaccgccgcgGCAGCCGCTGTTGATGCCAGCCGTTGATGCCGCCACCGCTGACAACGGCGCTTCGGTTGATGTGAATGAGAATGGTGACTTTACTCGCTATCTTTGTCATTAG
- the LOC125211684 gene encoding uncharacterized protein At3g28850-like, whose protein sequence is MLLGRTKSRVRFHDAPPKFACSSFKDIHILLSDDDGGGDTLASPRRLSICHRTRSSVKSLIRSLSHLPSFLENAAAAAVAAEEQKEEELRPEIRIPGAEATIVIYFTSLRVVRSTFEDCKAVRTILRAFRVPIDERDLSMDGRFTEELLEILGLTEKSKLMLPRVFIGGRYIGGAEEVRCLHETGELKKYMERLPRAALGTCDTCGGYGFILCIDCDGSRKCYNEKAGFRCCTLCNENGLIRCPSCSSAPL, encoded by the coding sequence ATGTTGCTTGGACGAACCAAATCAAGGGTTCGGTTCCACGACGCGCCGCCCAAATTCGCCTGCTCCTCCTTCAAGGACATCCACATTCTCCTCTCCGACGacgacggcggcggcgacaCGCTCGCTTCCCCTAGAAGGCTCTCCATCTGCCACCGCACCCGCAGCAGCGTCAAGTCCCTCATCCGCAGCCTCTCTCACCTCCCATCATTCCTCGAGAACGCCGCCGCGGCTGCGGTCGCGGCGGAGGAGCAGAAGGAGGAAGAGCTCCGCCCCGAAATCCGAATCCCCGGAGCGGAGGCGACGATAGTGATCTACTTCACGAGTTTGCGTGTGGTTCGGTCCACATTCGAGGACTGCAAGGCCGTCCGAACGATCCTGCGCGCATTCCGCGTCCCGATCGACGAGCGCGATCTGTCGATGGACGGCCGCTTCACGGAGGAGCTTCTGGAAATCTTAGGCCTCACGGAGAAGTCGAAGCTGATGCTGCCGAGGGTCTTCATCGGCGGCAGATACATCGGCGGGGCCGAGGAGGTTCGTTGCCTCCACGAGACCGGCGAGCTGAAGAAGTACATGGAGAGGCTGCCGCGCGCCGCTCTCGGCACGTGCGACACTTGCGGCGGATACGGATTCATCCTCTGCATAGACTGCGACGGCAGCCGGAAATGCTACAACGAGAAAGCCGGCTTCAGGTGTTGTACGTTGTGCAATGAGAATGGCCTCATTAGGTGCCCTTCTTGTTCCTCTGCGCCCCTCTGA
- the LOC125216911 gene encoding LRR repeats and ubiquitin-like domain-containing protein At2g30105, with translation MDSEAATAAETSKVRLSVKFGGRSIPVEIAADATVKDLKLLLQTLTDVLPRGQKLICKGKVLSDDSSLASADISDRSKIMLIASQGLHQGGGPIKKELPTARAARDFATEKRKTNEETVTKSRLERWKLSGVLALSDCGLTTIPKDAWTCGSSARVLDVSHNSLHEVPAEIGGLSKLKKLLLDSNLLSDTSIAWDELASLKHLIFLSLNQNNLTSIPSALGALTTLKQLDITNNKLVCIPTELGLLTSLEVLKLKNNRLKTIPMSIGDCISLVEIDLSCNLLSELPETFGNLKCLKALCLSNNGLTTLPKTLFRSCIELSTLDLHGTEITIDLLRQFEGWEKFDERRRLKHQKQLDFRVDGSGDFDEGADKNW, from the exons ATGGATTCCGAAGCGGCGACGGCTGCGGAAACAAGCAAAGTAAGGTTGAGTGTGAAGTTCGGCGGTCGATCCATACCGGTTGAAATTGCGGCGGACGCCACCGTCAAAGACCTTAAACTTCTCCTTCAAACGCTCACCGATGTCCTCCCTCGGGGCCAGAAGCTAATCTGCAAAG GGAAAGTTTTATCGGACGATTCGTCATTGGCCTCGGCGGATATCAGTGATAGGTCGAAAATTATGCTCATAGCGTCACAAGGTTTACATCAAGGG GGTGGACcgattaaaaaagaattgcCCACTGCAAGAGCGGCGAGGGATTTTGCAACAGAAAAGAGGAAAACCAATGAAGAAACTGTCACCAAGAGCCGACTTGAACGGTGGAAACTCTCTGGGGTCCTAGCATTGTCGGATTGTGGTCTCACG ACTATACCTAAGGACGCTTGGACGTGTGGATCTTCGGCTAGAGTGCTTGATGTAAGCCACAACTCTTTACATGAGGTGCCTGCTGAAATTGGCGGCTTAAGCAAGTTGAAG AAGCTGCTTCTTGATAGCAATCTTTTGTCGGATACTTCCATTGCCTGGGATGAATTAGCTTCTTTGAAgcatctcatttttctatCACTCAACCAAAATAA TTTGACATCAATTCCTTCAGCACTTGGTGCTTTGACAACCCTGAAGCAACTTGATATCACTAACAACAAGTTGGTGTGTATCCCAACTGAATTAGGTCTTCTGACAAGTCTTGAGGTGTTAAAACTCAAGAATAACAG GTTAAAAACTATTCCTATGAGTATCGGGGATTGCATTTCTCTTGTTGAA ATTGATTTATCATGTAATTTGCTGAGTGAGTTGCCAGAGACATTTggtaatttaaaatgtttaaag GCACTATGTCTCAGTAATAATGGGCTGACAACCCTGCCCAAAACATTATTTCGCTCGTGCATAGAGCTTTCCACACTGGATCTTCATGGAACAGAAATAACGATAGATCTTCTGCGCCAG